A region from the Prionailurus viverrinus isolate Anna chromosome E2, UM_Priviv_1.0, whole genome shotgun sequence genome encodes:
- the ZNF541 gene encoding zinc finger protein 541 isoform X2 — MDRYSLGDEDALPPEVHLPSFSESQGLNCSDTLDRDLGPSARDLLYAGLSGLDLDPSLPAPDMPSEALEDNLDTLSLYSGKDSDSVKLLEEYADPETQASLQDLGPGALKVPKEADEGGRAASGSARKGKRQHASPQNPLLDCSLCGKVFSSASSLSKHYLTHSQERKHVCKICGKAFKRQDHLTGHMLTHQKTKPFVCIEQGCSKSYCDYRSLRRHYEVQHGLCILKEAPPEEEACGDSPHAREAAGRPAPGGSRAPGPPEARSPGSLLPNRDLLRCIVSSIVHRKVPSPGPAGPPDGGEERTAARPRAPSSGPSSCTPAGMPGAPGNLGTEVPEEPRPPRKEPAAAMFTAIHRRAVENGGTDPAGPEPPLLQRPPALEGWPEGGPRPARLPLFRGQTVPAGSQPSSHNFQWLRNLPGCPKSKGNNVFVVHKPPSVPSREGCESGPGPSSTSPVGEPSPGVGTGREDASSPYPATFLKAPGEASGDPRYAGGEDDSWGSKKSKFDCDSFLWRNPGEPGLQEAQKPSGLPSDATPLFRQLFLKSQESLVSHEQMQVFQMIAKSQRIFSQLPGPEGKQAALKPLPGPWPQQPPPPAAPVESLHAGPGNPEPEGSPARRRKATPAFPREASPGGTRREAKGGLKTAAAPPSLPASSLDPPGNPDVSSLAKQLRSTKGTLDLGDIISPGGPRQTQSGGDEPLGAPLPGKQAQAENGAALGAAKGEKSQACARGGGYRLFSGNPRSQRFSGFRKEKLKMDMCCAASPSQVAMASFSSAGPLAEPPQDPKSKLTIFNRIQGGNIYRLPHPMKEENVADGCQQNGGPADWAEPGSTYVCKNCSQMFYTEKGLSSHMCFHSDQWPSPRGQQEQQESGVEFCQPLRQVPRPEGDGQSPPGAKKSPDSPAVAPLAVPASLPAAPLNRPPGSTAKGQEKDGEDRDSKESSQHRKRKKRPQPKALFAPPPPSSPSPGEPGLGGCHQSCLRSPVFLVDRLLKGLFQCSPYTPPPMLSPIREGSGLYFNTLCSTSAHAGPDRLISSMLDQVDGSFGICMVKDDAKISIEPHINIGSRFQAEVPELQERSLAGTDEHVASLVWKPWGDVMTNPETQDRVTELCNVACSSVMPGGGTNLELALHCLHEAQGSVQVALETLLLRGPQKLQTHPLADYRYTGSDIWTPVEKRLFKKAFCTHKKDFYLIHKTIQTKTVAQCVEYYYIWKKMIKFDCGRAPGLEKRVKREPEEADRTEAKVTCSPRERPSHRPTPEFKIKTKSYRRESILNSSPNAGPKRTPEPPGSAEGRGVFPCRECERVFDKIKSRNAHMKRHRLQDHVEPVVRVKWPVKPFQLKEDEEEEMGADIGPLQW, encoded by the exons ATGGACCGGTATAGCCTTGGGGACGAGGACGCCCTTCCTCCAGAGGTGCACCTCCCTTCGTTTTCCGAGAGCCAGGGACTCAATTGCAGCGACACCCTCGACCGGGATCTGGGTCCCAGTGCACGAGACCTGCTCTATGCCGGCCTGAGTGGTTTGGACCTGGACCCCAGCCTCCCAGCTCCTGACATGCCCAGCGAGGCACTGGAGGACAACTTAGACACCCTGTCCCTGTACTCGGGGAAGGACAGTGACTCTGTGAAGCTGCTGGAGGAGTATGCAGACCCAGAAACTCAGGCGTCCCTGCAAG ACCTGGGGCCAGGCGCTCTTAAGGTGCCTAAAGAGGCTGACGAAGGAGGCAGGGCCGCCTCGGGGAGCGCGAGGAAAGGAAAGCGGCAGCACGCTTCCCCTCAGAACCCGCTTCTGGACTGCAGCCTCTGCGGGAAGGTGTTCAGCAGCGCCAGCTCCCTTAGCAAGCACTACCTGACGCACAGCCAGGAGAGGAAACACGTCTGCAAAATCTGCGGCAAGGCCTTTAAGCGCCAGGACCACCT GACCGGGCACATGCTCACCCACCAGAAGACCAAGCCGTTCGTGTGCATCGAGCAGGGCTGCAGCAAGAGCTACTGTGACTACCGCTCGCTGAGACGCCACTACGAGGTCCAGCACGGCCTGTGCATCCTGAAGGAGGCCCCCCCGGAGGAGGAAGCCTGCGGGGACTCCCCTCACGCCCGCGAGGccgccggccggccggcccccgGTGGCTCGCGAGCCCCCGGGCCCCCCGAAGCCCGGtcccccggctccctcctgcccaaCCGGGACCTCCTGCGCTGCATCGTGAGCAGCATCGTCCACCGGAAGGTCCCCTCTCCCGGCCCGGCGGGGCCTCCGGACGGCGGGGAGGAGAGGACCGCGGCCCGTCCCCGCGCGCCCTCCTCCGGGCCCTCCTCGTGCACCCCCGCCGGCATGCCGGGGGCCCCCGGAAACCTGGGCACCGAGGTTCCCGAGGAGCCTCGTCCCCCACGGAAGGAGCCTGCCGCCGCCATGTTCACGGCCATCCACCGGAGAGCGGTGGAGAACGGGGGCACCGACCCGGCCGGGCCAGAGCCGCCTCTGCTCCAGCGCCCGCCCGCCCTGGAGGGCTGGCCCGAGGGCGGCCCGCGGCCGGCCCGCCTGCCTCTGTTCCGAGGCCAGACGGTCCCCGCAGGCTCCCAGCCGTCGAGCCACAACTTCCAGTGGCTGCGGAACCTGCCCGGCTGCCCCAAGAGCAAAGGGAACAACGTGTTTGTCGTCCACAAGCCCCCTTCGGTGCCGTCGCGGGAGGGCTGCGAGTCTGGCCCTGGGCCCAGCAGCACCTCCCCCGTGGGGGAGCCCTCGCCTGGCGTGGGCACCGGTCGGGAGGACGCGTCGTCACCCTACCCTGCCACGTTCCTGAAGGCTCCCGGGGAGGCCTCGGGCGACCCCAGATATGCTGGCGGGGAAGACGACTCCTGGGGTTCCAAGAAAAGCAAGTTTGACTGTGACTCCTTCCTGTGGCGGAACCCCGGGGAGCCCGGCCTCCAGGAGGCCCAAAAGCCCAGCGGCCTCCCGTCGGACGCCACGCCGCTCTTCCGGCAGCTCTTCCTCAAGTCCCAGGAGTCCCTGGTGAGCCACGAGCAGATGCAGGTGTTCCAGATGATTGCCAAGTCCCAGCGGATCTTCTCACAGCTCCCCGGGCCCGAGGGCAAGCAGGCCGCCCTGAAGCCACTGCCGGGGCCCTGGCCGCAGCAGCCCCCGCCGCCGGCAGCCCCTGTTGAGTCGCTGCACGCTGGCCCCGGAAACCCGGAGCCAGAGGGGTCCCCAGCCCGCAGGAGGAAAGCCACGCCTGCGTTCCCCAGAGAGGCCTCCCCAGGCGGCACCAGGCGGGAGGCGAAGGGAGGTCTGAAAACCGCCGCTGCTCCGCCGTCCCTCCCAGCGTCGTCACTGGACCCTCCCGGGAACCCAGACGTCTCCTCTCTGGCCAAGCAGCTGAGATCCACGAAAGGGACCTTGGACCTGGGGGACATCATCTCCCCGGGGGGCCCACGGCAGACCCAGTCAGGTGGGGATGAGCCCCTCGGAGCCCCGCTCCCAGGGAAGCAGGCCCAGGCGGAGAATGGCGCGGCTCTGGGGGCCGCGAAAGGTGAAAAGAGCCAGGCCTGCGCCCGGGGCGGGGGCTACAGGCTCTTCTCGGGCAACCCCAGGTCCCAGCGCTTCTCCGGCTTCCGGAAGGAGAAGCTGAAAATGGATATGTGCTGTGCGGCTTCCCCGAGCCAGGTAGCCATGGCCTCCTTCTCGTCAGCCGGGCCTCTGGCAGAGCCCCCCCAGGACCCGAAGTCCAAGCTGACGATTTTCAACAGAATCCAG GGTGGAAATATCTACCGGCTGCCCCATCCGATGAAGGAGGAGAACGTGGCAGATGGATG CCAGCAAAACGGGGGCCCTGCAGACTGGGCAGAGCCAGGGAGCACTTACGTCTGCAAGAACTGCAGCCAGATGTTTTATACAGAGAAGGGGCTGAGCAGCCACATGTGTTTCCACAGCGACCAGTGGCCGTCACCTCGAgggcagcaggagcagcag GAGTCTGGCGTGGAGTTTTGCCAACCACTGAGACAGGTGCCGAGGCCGGAGGGCGACGGGCAGAGTCCCCCAGGAGCCAAGAAGTCCCCGGACAGCCCCGCCGTGGCCCCTTTGGCGGTCCCTGCGTCGCTGCCCGCAGCTCCACTGAACCGACCCCCCGGGAGCACCGCCAAG ggaCAAGAGAAAGACggggaagacagagacagcaaggagAGCAGCCAACACAGGAAGCGGAAGAAGCGCCCCCAGCCCAAGGCCTTGTTCGCGCCTCCTCCACCCTCGTCGCCGTCGCCGGGAGAGCCGGGCCTGGGAGGATGCCACCAGAGCTGCCTGCGGTCTCCGGTGTTCCTGGTGGACCGCCTCCTGAAGGGGCTATTCCAGTGCTCTCCGTATACGCCGCCCCCAATGCTCAGCCCCATCCGGGAGGGCTCTGGGCTCTATTTCAACACCCTCTGCTCCACCTCTGCTCACGCCGGGCCCGACAGACTCATCAGCAGCATGCTTG ATCAAGTGGATGGCTCTTTTGGCATCTGCATGGTAAAGGATGACGCCAAGATCAGCATTGAACC ACACATCAACATAGGAAGCCGGTTTCAGGCTGAGGTCCCAGAGCTCCAGGAGAGGTCGCTGGCCGGAACGGATGAGCACGTAGCTTCTCTGGTCTGGAAGCCGTGGGGAGATGTGATGACCAACCCGGAAACGCAGGACAGAG TGACCGAGCTCTGCAACGTGGCCTGCTCCAGCGTGATGCCGGGAGGGGGCACCAATCTGGAGCTCGCCCTGCACTGCCTGCACGAAGCCCAGGGCAGCGTTCAG GTTGCCCTGGAGACCCTCTTACTCAGAGGACCCCAGAAGCTGCAGACTCACCCACTGGCCGACTACCGCTATACAG GTTCAGACATCTGGACCCCCGTGGAGAAGAGGCTTTTCAAGAAGGCGTTCTGCACCCACAAGAAGGACTTTTACTTGATCCACAAGACG ATTCAGACAAAGACTGTAGCCCAGTGTGTTGAGTACTATTACATCTGGAAAAAAATGATCAAGTTTGACTGTGGCCGAGCCCCAGGCCTGGAGAAGAGGGTCAAGAGAGAGCCAGAGGAGGCAGACAGGACAGAAGCAAAG GTCACTTGCAGCCCTCGGGAGAGACCCAGCCACCGCCCCACTCCCGAGTTCAAGATAAAGACCAAGAGTTACAGGAGGGAGTCCATTCTCAACTCTAGCCCAAACGCCGGCCCCAAGCGGACCCCCGAGCCGCCGGGGAGCGCGGAGGGCCGGGGCGTTTTCCCCTGCAGGGAGTGTGAGAG GGTGTtcgacaaaatcaagagtcgaaacgCCCACATGAAGCGACACCGGCTTCAGGACCACGTGGAGCCCGTCGTCCGGGTGAAGTGGCCTGTGAAGCCTTTCCAGCTgaaggaggacgaggaggaggagatgggggccGACATCGGGCCCCTGCAGTGGTGA
- the ZNF541 gene encoding zinc finger protein 541 isoform X1 — protein sequence MDRYSLGDEDALPPEVHLPSFSESQGLNCSDTLDRDLGPSARDLLYAGLSGLDLDPSLPAPDMPSEALEDNLDTLSLYSGKDSDSVKLLEEYADPETQASLQDLGPGALKVPKEADEGGRAASGSARKGKRQHASPQNPLLDCSLCGKVFSSASSLSKHYLTHSQERKHVCKICGKAFKRQDHLTGHMLTHQKTKPFVCIEQGCSKSYCDYRSLRRHYEVQHGLCILKEAPPEEEACGDSPHAREAAGRPAPGGSRAPGPPEARSPGSLLPNRDLLRCIVSSIVHRKVPSPGPAGPPDGGEERTAARPRAPSSGPSSCTPAGMPGAPGNLGTEVPEEPRPPRKEPAAAMFTAIHRRAVENGGTDPAGPEPPLLQRPPALEGWPEGGPRPARLPLFRGQTVPAGSQPSSHNFQWLRNLPGCPKSKGNNVFVVHKPPSVPSREGCESGPGPSSTSPVGEPSPGVGTGREDASSPYPATFLKAPGEASGDPRYAGGEDDSWGSKKSKFDCDSFLWRNPGEPGLQEAQKPSGLPSDATPLFRQLFLKSQESLVSHEQMQVFQMIAKSQRIFSQLPGPEGKQAALKPLPGPWPQQPPPPAAPVESLHAGPGNPEPEGSPARRRKATPAFPREASPGGTRREAKGGLKTAAAPPSLPASSLDPPGNPDVSSLAKQLRSTKGTLDLGDIISPGGPRQTQSGGDEPLGAPLPGKQAQAENGAALGAAKGEKSQACARGGGYRLFSGNPRSQRFSGFRKEKLKMDMCCAASPSQVAMASFSSAGPLAEPPQDPKSKLTIFNRIQGGNIYRLPHPMKEENVADGCSQQNGGPADWAEPGSTYVCKNCSQMFYTEKGLSSHMCFHSDQWPSPRGQQEQQESGVEFCQPLRQVPRPEGDGQSPPGAKKSPDSPAVAPLAVPASLPAAPLNRPPGSTAKGQEKDGEDRDSKESSQHRKRKKRPQPKALFAPPPPSSPSPGEPGLGGCHQSCLRSPVFLVDRLLKGLFQCSPYTPPPMLSPIREGSGLYFNTLCSTSAHAGPDRLISSMLDQVDGSFGICMVKDDAKISIEPHINIGSRFQAEVPELQERSLAGTDEHVASLVWKPWGDVMTNPETQDRVTELCNVACSSVMPGGGTNLELALHCLHEAQGSVQVALETLLLRGPQKLQTHPLADYRYTGSDIWTPVEKRLFKKAFCTHKKDFYLIHKTIQTKTVAQCVEYYYIWKKMIKFDCGRAPGLEKRVKREPEEADRTEAKVTCSPRERPSHRPTPEFKIKTKSYRRESILNSSPNAGPKRTPEPPGSAEGRGVFPCRECERVFDKIKSRNAHMKRHRLQDHVEPVVRVKWPVKPFQLKEDEEEEMGADIGPLQW from the exons ATGGACCGGTATAGCCTTGGGGACGAGGACGCCCTTCCTCCAGAGGTGCACCTCCCTTCGTTTTCCGAGAGCCAGGGACTCAATTGCAGCGACACCCTCGACCGGGATCTGGGTCCCAGTGCACGAGACCTGCTCTATGCCGGCCTGAGTGGTTTGGACCTGGACCCCAGCCTCCCAGCTCCTGACATGCCCAGCGAGGCACTGGAGGACAACTTAGACACCCTGTCCCTGTACTCGGGGAAGGACAGTGACTCTGTGAAGCTGCTGGAGGAGTATGCAGACCCAGAAACTCAGGCGTCCCTGCAAG ACCTGGGGCCAGGCGCTCTTAAGGTGCCTAAAGAGGCTGACGAAGGAGGCAGGGCCGCCTCGGGGAGCGCGAGGAAAGGAAAGCGGCAGCACGCTTCCCCTCAGAACCCGCTTCTGGACTGCAGCCTCTGCGGGAAGGTGTTCAGCAGCGCCAGCTCCCTTAGCAAGCACTACCTGACGCACAGCCAGGAGAGGAAACACGTCTGCAAAATCTGCGGCAAGGCCTTTAAGCGCCAGGACCACCT GACCGGGCACATGCTCACCCACCAGAAGACCAAGCCGTTCGTGTGCATCGAGCAGGGCTGCAGCAAGAGCTACTGTGACTACCGCTCGCTGAGACGCCACTACGAGGTCCAGCACGGCCTGTGCATCCTGAAGGAGGCCCCCCCGGAGGAGGAAGCCTGCGGGGACTCCCCTCACGCCCGCGAGGccgccggccggccggcccccgGTGGCTCGCGAGCCCCCGGGCCCCCCGAAGCCCGGtcccccggctccctcctgcccaaCCGGGACCTCCTGCGCTGCATCGTGAGCAGCATCGTCCACCGGAAGGTCCCCTCTCCCGGCCCGGCGGGGCCTCCGGACGGCGGGGAGGAGAGGACCGCGGCCCGTCCCCGCGCGCCCTCCTCCGGGCCCTCCTCGTGCACCCCCGCCGGCATGCCGGGGGCCCCCGGAAACCTGGGCACCGAGGTTCCCGAGGAGCCTCGTCCCCCACGGAAGGAGCCTGCCGCCGCCATGTTCACGGCCATCCACCGGAGAGCGGTGGAGAACGGGGGCACCGACCCGGCCGGGCCAGAGCCGCCTCTGCTCCAGCGCCCGCCCGCCCTGGAGGGCTGGCCCGAGGGCGGCCCGCGGCCGGCCCGCCTGCCTCTGTTCCGAGGCCAGACGGTCCCCGCAGGCTCCCAGCCGTCGAGCCACAACTTCCAGTGGCTGCGGAACCTGCCCGGCTGCCCCAAGAGCAAAGGGAACAACGTGTTTGTCGTCCACAAGCCCCCTTCGGTGCCGTCGCGGGAGGGCTGCGAGTCTGGCCCTGGGCCCAGCAGCACCTCCCCCGTGGGGGAGCCCTCGCCTGGCGTGGGCACCGGTCGGGAGGACGCGTCGTCACCCTACCCTGCCACGTTCCTGAAGGCTCCCGGGGAGGCCTCGGGCGACCCCAGATATGCTGGCGGGGAAGACGACTCCTGGGGTTCCAAGAAAAGCAAGTTTGACTGTGACTCCTTCCTGTGGCGGAACCCCGGGGAGCCCGGCCTCCAGGAGGCCCAAAAGCCCAGCGGCCTCCCGTCGGACGCCACGCCGCTCTTCCGGCAGCTCTTCCTCAAGTCCCAGGAGTCCCTGGTGAGCCACGAGCAGATGCAGGTGTTCCAGATGATTGCCAAGTCCCAGCGGATCTTCTCACAGCTCCCCGGGCCCGAGGGCAAGCAGGCCGCCCTGAAGCCACTGCCGGGGCCCTGGCCGCAGCAGCCCCCGCCGCCGGCAGCCCCTGTTGAGTCGCTGCACGCTGGCCCCGGAAACCCGGAGCCAGAGGGGTCCCCAGCCCGCAGGAGGAAAGCCACGCCTGCGTTCCCCAGAGAGGCCTCCCCAGGCGGCACCAGGCGGGAGGCGAAGGGAGGTCTGAAAACCGCCGCTGCTCCGCCGTCCCTCCCAGCGTCGTCACTGGACCCTCCCGGGAACCCAGACGTCTCCTCTCTGGCCAAGCAGCTGAGATCCACGAAAGGGACCTTGGACCTGGGGGACATCATCTCCCCGGGGGGCCCACGGCAGACCCAGTCAGGTGGGGATGAGCCCCTCGGAGCCCCGCTCCCAGGGAAGCAGGCCCAGGCGGAGAATGGCGCGGCTCTGGGGGCCGCGAAAGGTGAAAAGAGCCAGGCCTGCGCCCGGGGCGGGGGCTACAGGCTCTTCTCGGGCAACCCCAGGTCCCAGCGCTTCTCCGGCTTCCGGAAGGAGAAGCTGAAAATGGATATGTGCTGTGCGGCTTCCCCGAGCCAGGTAGCCATGGCCTCCTTCTCGTCAGCCGGGCCTCTGGCAGAGCCCCCCCAGGACCCGAAGTCCAAGCTGACGATTTTCAACAGAATCCAG GGTGGAAATATCTACCGGCTGCCCCATCCGATGAAGGAGGAGAACGTGGCAGATGGATG TAGCCAGCAAAACGGGGGCCCTGCAGACTGGGCAGAGCCAGGGAGCACTTACGTCTGCAAGAACTGCAGCCAGATGTTTTATACAGAGAAGGGGCTGAGCAGCCACATGTGTTTCCACAGCGACCAGTGGCCGTCACCTCGAgggcagcaggagcagcag GAGTCTGGCGTGGAGTTTTGCCAACCACTGAGACAGGTGCCGAGGCCGGAGGGCGACGGGCAGAGTCCCCCAGGAGCCAAGAAGTCCCCGGACAGCCCCGCCGTGGCCCCTTTGGCGGTCCCTGCGTCGCTGCCCGCAGCTCCACTGAACCGACCCCCCGGGAGCACCGCCAAG ggaCAAGAGAAAGACggggaagacagagacagcaaggagAGCAGCCAACACAGGAAGCGGAAGAAGCGCCCCCAGCCCAAGGCCTTGTTCGCGCCTCCTCCACCCTCGTCGCCGTCGCCGGGAGAGCCGGGCCTGGGAGGATGCCACCAGAGCTGCCTGCGGTCTCCGGTGTTCCTGGTGGACCGCCTCCTGAAGGGGCTATTCCAGTGCTCTCCGTATACGCCGCCCCCAATGCTCAGCCCCATCCGGGAGGGCTCTGGGCTCTATTTCAACACCCTCTGCTCCACCTCTGCTCACGCCGGGCCCGACAGACTCATCAGCAGCATGCTTG ATCAAGTGGATGGCTCTTTTGGCATCTGCATGGTAAAGGATGACGCCAAGATCAGCATTGAACC ACACATCAACATAGGAAGCCGGTTTCAGGCTGAGGTCCCAGAGCTCCAGGAGAGGTCGCTGGCCGGAACGGATGAGCACGTAGCTTCTCTGGTCTGGAAGCCGTGGGGAGATGTGATGACCAACCCGGAAACGCAGGACAGAG TGACCGAGCTCTGCAACGTGGCCTGCTCCAGCGTGATGCCGGGAGGGGGCACCAATCTGGAGCTCGCCCTGCACTGCCTGCACGAAGCCCAGGGCAGCGTTCAG GTTGCCCTGGAGACCCTCTTACTCAGAGGACCCCAGAAGCTGCAGACTCACCCACTGGCCGACTACCGCTATACAG GTTCAGACATCTGGACCCCCGTGGAGAAGAGGCTTTTCAAGAAGGCGTTCTGCACCCACAAGAAGGACTTTTACTTGATCCACAAGACG ATTCAGACAAAGACTGTAGCCCAGTGTGTTGAGTACTATTACATCTGGAAAAAAATGATCAAGTTTGACTGTGGCCGAGCCCCAGGCCTGGAGAAGAGGGTCAAGAGAGAGCCAGAGGAGGCAGACAGGACAGAAGCAAAG GTCACTTGCAGCCCTCGGGAGAGACCCAGCCACCGCCCCACTCCCGAGTTCAAGATAAAGACCAAGAGTTACAGGAGGGAGTCCATTCTCAACTCTAGCCCAAACGCCGGCCCCAAGCGGACCCCCGAGCCGCCGGGGAGCGCGGAGGGCCGGGGCGTTTTCCCCTGCAGGGAGTGTGAGAG GGTGTtcgacaaaatcaagagtcgaaacgCCCACATGAAGCGACACCGGCTTCAGGACCACGTGGAGCCCGTCGTCCGGGTGAAGTGGCCTGTGAAGCCTTTCCAGCTgaaggaggacgaggaggaggagatgggggccGACATCGGGCCCCTGCAGTGGTGA